Proteins encoded by one window of Plasmodium falciparum 3D7 genome assembly, chromosome: 4:
- a CDS encoding serine/threonine protein kinase, FIKK family, protein MNYFSKYKVIESNRLLYTSNVKYDNYFININKKNQVKNKNESYSFIKLLFRKCIIFFIIYFLFIIPLNEVIYNKYDYSSKSIQHYCIRNLSECFRGKSALNDDSESCRCSNLLKEKKKTEENSEEIRKYLSDKTKKRNSLYKYKLKGSKGKSVKNIVGNKEGSIHENTDLYSDSDVEYDYGNLFYDCYYTEGLIDQGEENEEEKFYEAREDFEGEEKNKCKIKESEKSFKKENDCKVENVENINYERVYSWELGKEALTKLLGCSNKLSVNNVKYSDWKFKSIPTVGFSKDGDRLQEMYKASVCSYTEECQGEVYLFVKKIPIEVWIRQYNLMNDNDGEYLLDGENFIMEAVACAYLSEHYPGLTPKLYKVLYEPECANCNEEDKNMSENNHKKDSKHKGDSNHKSDSNHKSDSNHKSDSNHKSGSNHKSDCNHKSGSNHKSDSNHQSDCNHMSDHNHKSDNNHKSDSSHKSDSSHKSDSSHKSGSNHKSDNNHKSDSSHKSGSNHKSDHNHKSDSNHKSDSNHKNESNHKNESNHKNESNHKNESNHKNESNHKNDSNHKSDSNHMSDHNHKSDNNHKSDHNHMSDHNHKSDNNHKSDNNHMSDHNHKSDNNHKSDNNHKSDNNHKSDHNHMSDHNHKSDNNHKSDHNHKSDSNHMSDHNHMSDHNHKSDHNHKSDHNHKSDNNHKSDSNHKSDSNHKSDHNHKSDSNHMSDHNHMSDHNHKSDHNHKSDNNHKSDSNHKSDSNHKSDHNHKSDSNHMSDHNHMSDHNHMSDHNHKSDHNHKSDNNHKSDSNHKSDSNHKSDSNHKSDHNHKSDHKHMSDNNHKSDNNHKSDHNHKSDNNHKSDHNHKSDSNHKSDSNHKSDSNHKSDSNHKSDNNHKSDHNHNSDSNHMSDHNHKSDHNHKSDHNHKSDNNHKSDNNHKSDHNHKSDHKKNNNNNKDNKNDDNDDSDASDAVHEDIELLESYSDLNKFNEMLTEQLNKNKDGYVVLVTELFGEDLFQYINKRNENEDTRVRDEDKKIIMFEFLKLLIKLHNAGLVHLDISPENILIENNGELRLCDLAKCAPMYTHNLRHIKGNGNDLYSFQSCQPCVGKIPCIPKECWDIIREHIKLKIDNPFEHLSTITDQEERKKYYFDVHCVDKYMLGIFYIWIWNLNYIWKRADPPNDRTFNNFLKYNLNINVFQLAKQWPKGLKDIINKLLSLESRMKTDLNELTEHPWWINED, encoded by the exons ATGAATTATTTTTCTAAATACAAAGTTATTGAATCTAATAGGTTGTTATATACAAGTAAtgtaaaatatgataattattttataaatataaataaaaagaatcaagtgaaaaataaaaatgaaagttatagttttataaaattgttatttcgaaaatgtataattttttttatcatttattttttgtttataattCCATTG aATGAAGtaatatacaataaatatgattattcTAGTAAATCCATTCAACATTATTGTATTAGAAATTTATCAGAGTGTTTTAGGGGTAAAAGTGCGTTGAACGATGATTCAGAAAGTTGTAGGTGCAGTAATTTgttgaaagaaaaaaaaaaaactgaaGAAAATTCGGAAGAAATAAGAAAGTATCTTAGTGATAaaaccaaaaaaagaaattctctatataaatataaattaaaggGTTCTAAAGGGAAAAgtgtaaaaaatattgtaGGGAATAAAGAAGGTAGTATACATGAAAATACTGATTTATATAGTGATAGTGATGTAGAATATGACTATGGAAATCTATTTTACGATTGTTATTATACTGAAGGTTTAATTGATCAGGGGGAGGAAAATGAAGAGGAAAAATTTTATGAAGCACGAGAAGATTTTGAGggtgaagaaaaaaataaatgtaagaTAAAAGAAAGTGAaaaatcatttaaaaaagaaaatgactGTAAGGTAGAAAATGTAGAAAATATCAATTATGAACGTGTTTATAGTTGGGAATTAGGAAAAGAAGCTTTGACGAAATTATTAGGATGTTCTAATAAATTAAGTGTAAATAATGTGAAATATTCTGATTGGAAATTCAAATCTATTCCAACTGTAGGTTTTTCAAAAGATGGTGATAGACTTCAAGAAATGTATAAAGCTTCAGTTTGTTCATATACTGAGGAATGTCAAGGGGaagtttatttatttgttaaaaaGATACCTATAGAGGTATGGATAAGACAGTACAACTTGATGAATGATAATGATGGAGAATATTTATTAGATGgggaaaattttattatggaAGCAGTAGCCTGCGCTTATTTAAGCGAGCATTATCCTGGACTCACACCTAAATTGTACAAGGTATTATATGAGCCTGAATGTGCTAACTGTAATGAAGAGGATAAGAATATGAGTGAAAATAATCATAAGAAGGATAGTAAACATAAGGGGGATAGTAATCACAAAAGTGATAGTAATCACAAAAGTGATAGTAATCATAAAAGTGATAGTAATCATAAAAGTGGTAGTAATCACAAAAGTGATTGTAATCACAAGAGTGGTAGTAATCACAAGAGTGATAGTAATCATCAAAGTGATTGTAATCACATGAGCGATCATAATCACAAGAGCGATAATAACCACAAGAGTGATAGTAGCCATAAGAGTGATAGTAGCCATAAGAGTGATAGTAGCCATAAGAGCGGTAGTAACCATAAGAGCGATAATAACCACAAGAGTGATAGTAGCCATAAGAGCGGTAGTAACCATAAGAGCGATCATAATCACAAGAGTGATAGTAACCACAAGAGTGATAGTAACCACAAGAATGAAAGTAACCACAAGAATGAAAGTAACCACAAGAATGAAAGTAACCACAAGAATGAAAGTAACCACAAAAATGAAAGTAACCACAAAAATGATAGTAACCATAAGAGCGATAGTAACCACATGAGCGATCATAATCACAAAAGTGATAATAATCACAAGAGTGATCACAATCACATGAGCGATCATAATCACAAAAGTGATAATAATCACAAAAGTGATAATAATCACATGAGCGATCATAATCACAAAAGTGATAATAATCACAAAAGTGATAATAATCACAAAAGTGATAATAATCACAAGAGTGATCACAATCACATGAGCGATCATAATCACAAGAGTGATAATAACCATAAGAGTGATCATAATCACAAGAGTGATAGTAACCACATGAGCGATCATAACCACATGAGCGATCATAACCACAAGAGCGATCATAATCACAAGAGCGATCATAACCACAAGAGCGATAATAACCACAAAAGTGATAGTAACCACAAAAGTGATAGTAACCACAAGAGCGATCATAATCACAAGAGTGATAGTAACCACATGAGCGATCATAACCACATGAGCGATCATAACCACAAGAGCGATCATAACCACAAGAGCGATAATAACCACAAAAGTGATAGTAACCACAAAAGTGATAGTAACCACAAGAGCGATCATAATCACAAGAGTGATAGTAACCACATGAGCGATCATAACCACATGAGCGATCATAACCACATGAGCGATCATAACCACAAGAGCGATCATAACCACAAGAGCGATAATAACCACAAAAGTGATAGTAACCACAAAAGTGATAGTAACCACAAAAGTGATAGTAACCACAAGAGCGATCATAATCACAAGAGCGATCATAAGCACATGAGCGATAATAACCACAAGAGCGATAATAATCACAAGAGCGATCATAATCACAAGAGCGATAATAATCACAAGAGCGATCACAATCACAAGAGTGATAGTAATCACAAGAGTGATAGTAACCACAAGAGTGATAGTAACCACAAGAGTGATAGTAACCACAAGAGTGATAATAACCATAAGAGCGATCATAATCACAACAGTGATAGTAATCACATGAGCGATCATAACCACAAGAGCGATCATAACCACAAGAGCGATCATAATCACAAAAGCGATAATAACCACAAGAGCGATAATAACCACAAGAGTGATCATAATCACAAAAGtgatcataaaaaaaataataacaataataaggataataaaaatgacgaTAATGATGACAGTGATGCAAGCGATGCAGTTCATGAAGATATTGAGTTACTTGAGTCTTATAGTGATTTGAATAAATTTAATGAGATGTTAACAGaacaattaaataaaaataaggatGGATATGTTGTTTTGGTTACTGAATTATTTGGTGAAGatctttttcaatatattaataaaaggaatgaaaatgaagataCGCGTGTAAGAgatgaagataaaaaaataattatgtttgaatttttaaagttattaataaaattacataATGCAGGATTGGTACATCTTGATATATCTCctgaaaatatattgataGAAAATAATGGTGAGTTACGCTTATGTGATCTAGCTAAATGTGCTCCAATGTATACACACAATTTAAGACATATTAAAGGAAATGGAAACGATTTGTATTCATTTCAATCTTGTCAACCTTGTGTTGGAAAAATCCCATGTATTCCAAAAGAGTGTTGGGATATTATTAgagaacatataaaattaaaaatagatAATCCTTTTGAACATTTATCAACTATTACTGATcaagaagaaagaaaaaaatattattttgatgtACATTGTgtagataaatatatgcttggtatattttatatatggatatggaatttaaattatatatggaaACGAGCTGACCCACCAAATGATAgaacatttaataatttcttaaaatataatttaaatataaatgtatttcaGTTAGCCAAACAATGGCCAAAAGGTCTCAAAGATATAATTAAC AAATTATTAAGCCTAGAAAGTAGAATGAAGACAGACTTAAATGAATTAACTGAACATCCATGGTGGATTAATGAagattaa